From Camelus bactrianus isolate YW-2024 breed Bactrian camel chromosome 16, ASM4877302v1, whole genome shotgun sequence, the proteins below share one genomic window:
- the GGT6 gene encoding glutathione hydrolase 6 yields the protein MEPEAGPVLYQKLLVWEPSLESEEEEEEISEQLIPDPWGPQDSSGNKAGGLPGAWARLVAALLLLAIGFSLAVRQLHSSSGSPGTLGSGAPPPSRHSHGPGVYPHGAIISPAATCSHLGQELLVAGGNVVDAGIGAALCLAVVHPHTTGLGAMFWGLFYNSSSGNSTALTSGPAQTLAPGLGLPLALPALRLLHTHFGRLPWPRLLVGPTTLAQEGFLVDTSLARALAAQGTKGICPLLCRTDGTPLGPGARAINPKLAAVLHRAALAPTPDLTGDALLSLLAQDLGLEGPSAGPRPTLEPALRLPVPQGILFTTPSPSAGPELLELLEAAQQSGGPSPDPCPPRLLAAGTTGSSVLATVDSGGSVLLLTSSLNSSFGSGHLSPSTGVLLSNLVAKSAAWACPLILRGRLDDNEADVLGLVASGTPAVARVMTHTLLSHLVRPQTHAQQGPTKSPRPCIQGTLLQVAAHAEHAHVSSVPSGCCPSQGF from the exons ATGGAACCCGAAGCAGGGCCTGTACTCTACCAGAAGCTGCTGGTCTGGGAGCCAAGCTTAGAGtccgaggaggaagaggaggagatatCAGAGCAGCTCATTCCGGATCCCTGGGGGCCCCAGGACTCCTCTGG GAACAAGGCTGGGGGTCTGCCCGGGGCCTGGGCCCGACTGGTAGCtgccctgctgctgctggccATTGGTTTCTCCCTGGCCGTGAGGCAACTCCACAGCAGCAGTGGCTCTCCAGGAACGTTGGGCTCTGGGGCCCCTCCACCCAGCAGGCATTCCCACGGCCCTGGCGTGTACCCCCATGGTGCCATCATCAGCCCCGCAG CCACGTGCTCCCACCTGGGCCAGGAGTTGCTTGTTGCTGGGGGCAATGTCGTGGATGCTGGCATTGGAGCGGCTTTGTGTCTGGCAGTGGTGCATCCACACACCACAGGGCTAG GTGCCATGTTCTGGGGCCTCTTCTACAATAGCTCCTCAGGCAACTCAACTGCCCTGACATCAGGCCCAGCCCAGACCCTGGCCCCCGGCCTGGGGCTGCCCTTGGCTCTACCTGCCCTGCGCCTGCTACACACCCACTTCGGCCGCCTGCCCTGGCCACGCCTGCTGGTGGGCCCCACCACGCTGGCTCAAGAGGGCTTCCTGGTGGACACATCCCTGGCCAGGGCTCTGGCAGCCCAGGGCACAAAGGGCATCTGTCCACTCCTTTGCCGTACTGATGGGACCCCCCTGGGACCTGGGGCCCGAGCCATCAACCCCAAACTGGCAGCTGTGCTACACAGGGCTGCACttgcccccaccccagacctcacTGGGGATGCCCTACTGAGCCTTCTGGCCCAAgacctggggctggagggccccTCAGCTGGGCCCAGGCCCACCTTGGAGCCAGCACTGCGACTGCCTGTGCCCCAGGGCATCCTGTTCACCACCCCTAGCCCCTCAGCTGGCCCAGAACTCCTAGAGCTGCTAGAGGCAGCTCAGCAGTCTGGAGggcccagccctgacccctgcCCACCACGCCTCCTAGCTGCTGGGACCACAGGGAGCAGTGTCCTGGCCACTGTGGACAGCGGCGGCTCTGTGCTGCTTCTCACCTCCTCGCTCAACAGCTCCTTCGGCTCTGGACACCTGTCCCCAAGCACTGGGGTTCTACTTAGCAACCTGGTAGCCAAGTCTGCTGCCTGGGCCTGTCCTCTCATCCTCCGTGGCAGGCTGGATGACAATGAGGCTGACGTTTTGGGGCTGGTTGCTTCAGGGACACCCGCAGTGGCCAGAGTCATGACTCATACCTTGCTCAGCCACCTGGTCAGGCCCCAAACCCATGCTCAGCAAGGACCCACCAAGAGCCCCAGACCTTGTATCCAAGGGACCCTGCTCCAGGTGGCAGCCCATGCAGAGCATGCCCATGTCTCCAGTGTCCCCAGTGgctgctgcccctcccaggggTTTTAA